A stretch of the Aphis gossypii isolate Hap1 chromosome 2, ASM2018417v2, whole genome shotgun sequence genome encodes the following:
- the LOC114125607 gene encoding uncharacterized protein LOC114125607, translating to MNASRSVAGSLASVLGLALVLAVTVAESDPAGSDIAALQTTKTAVPAEGRGHFKKMMLNPYMLIPQLIALGFAPIVLANLKMMVMSALMINNMALNAAIFMTIRNMVFGPRPKVKYVNHGYHDHQHNHRQEDVDHPHHNHDRQSEQQPPSLQHHTPSEGTQMGTDRRRKRTDTTIAASLRQPTLPPLFKHRV from the coding sequence ATGAACGCTTCGCGGTCGGTCGCGGGTTCACTGGCATCCGTTCTTGGGTTAGCGCTCGTGTTGGCCGTCACCGTCGCCGAGTCCGATCCGGCCGGGTCCGACATAGCCGCGTTGCAGACAACAAAGACCGCCGTACCGGCTGAAGGTCGTGGACACTTCAAGAAAATGATGTTGAACCCGTACATGCTGATACCACAGCTGATCGCGCTGGGGTTCGCGCCCATAGTTCTGGCCAACCTCAAGATGATGGTCATGTCAGCGCTAATGATTAACAACATGGCCCTGAACGCGGCCATTTTCATGACCATCCGCAACATGGTATTCGGTCCGCGGCCCAAGGTCAAGTACGTCAACCACGGTTATCACGACCATCAACACAATCATCGCCAAGAAGACGTTGATCATCCGCACCACAATCATGACCGACAGAGTGAACAGCAGCCACCGTCACTGCAACACCATACGCCGTCGGAAGGGACGCAAATGGGTACGGACCGGCGTCGCAAAAGGACGGATACAACTATCGCTGCTTCGTTGCGACAGCCGACGCTACCGCCGCTGTTTAAGCATAGAGtttaa